A region of Sparus aurata chromosome 8, fSpaAur1.1, whole genome shotgun sequence DNA encodes the following proteins:
- the LOC115586055 gene encoding cytochrome P450 2D15-like, which produces MFASVVLLLAVAVLLVLVLFPTSRAKNFPPGPRPIPIFGNLLELNLENPLADLERLAKRYGNVYSIFIGPRPAVVINGLQALKEALVNKAADFSGRPQDQMVNHAVQVKADAPGVILAGYNPAWREQRRFGLMTLRNFGLGKQSMEERILGEIERILKILEQSIGKPMSPQLMFHNAASNIICQVLFAKRFDYDDEFMKFFVSLFHETSKIINGRWGLIYDSIPMVRNLPLPFQKAFKMFKISHERRMEMLAENKKSRVPGKPRHFIDSYLDEMDKRGDDGSSFSEDQLCAFLLDLHFAGTDTTANTLLAAFLYLMNYPHVQERCQQEIDKVLDGKDQVSFEDRHMMPYVQAVIHESQRMANTVPLSVFHCTTKDTELMGYSIPRGTTIIPNLTSVLYEEGQWKSAHEFNPENFLDEKGEFVKPEAFMPFSTGPRMCLGEGLARMELFLILVTLLRRFKFIWPEDAGEPDFTPVYGTTQTPKPYSMKVQLR; this is translated from the exons ATGTTTGCATCTGTGGTTCTGCTCTTGGCTGTGGCCGTTCTGCTCGTCCTGGTCCTCTTTCCAACCAGCAGGGCCAAAAATTTCCCTCCAGGCCCGCGACCCATCCCCATCTTTGGAAACCTGCTGGAGCTGAATCTGGAGAACCCCCTGGCAGATCTGGAGAGG TTGGCCAAACGCTATGGAAACGTCTACAGCATTTTCATTGGTCCCAGGCCAGCAGTCGTTATCAATGGGCTGCAGGCCTTGAAAGAAGCCCTGGTCAACAAAGCTGCTGACTTCTCTGGCAGACCACAAGACCAAATGGTCAATCATGCTGTGCAAGTGAAAG CTGATGCTCCCGGAGTGATTCTAGCAGGTTATAACCCTGCCTGGAGAGAGCAGCGACGCTTTGGTCTGATGACCCTCAGAAACTTCGGTCTGGGGAAACAGTCCATGGAGGAGAGGATCCTGGGAGAGATAGAACGCATCTTAAAAATACTTGAGCAGAGTATTG GTAAGCCCATGAGCCCCCAGCTGATGTTCCACAATGCAGCCTCCAACATCATCTGCCAAGTTCTGTTTGCGAAGCGGTTTGACTACGATGATGAGTTCATGAAGTTTTTTGTCAGTCTTTTTCATGAGACATCCAAAATAATCAACGGGCGCTGGGGTTTG ATTTATGATTCGATACCGATGGTGCGCAACCTGCCACTGCCCTTCCAGAAAGCATTTAAGATGTTCAAG atTTCACATGAAAGACGTATGGAGATGTTGGCTGAGAACAAAAAGTCCAGAGTTCCTGGTAAGCCGCGGCATTTCATAGACAGCTACCTGGATGAAATGGATAAG AGAGGAGACGATGGCTCGTCATTTTCTGAAGACCAGCTTTGTGCGTTTCTTTTGGATCTTCACTTTGCTGGGACTGACACGACCGCCAACACCCTGCTCGCTGCCTTCCTCTACCTGATGAATTATCCACACGTACAGG AGCGTTGTCAGCAGGAAATAGACAAAGTTCTGGACGGTAAGGATCAAGTCAGTTTTGAAGACAGACACATGATGCCCTATGTGCAG GCTGTCATCCATGAGAGCCAGAGGATGGCGAACACAGTCCCTCTCAGTGTTTTCCACTGCACCACTAAAGACACAGAGTTAATGGGATACTCCATTCCCAGG GGGACCACTATCATCCCCAATCTGACCTCAGTGTTGTATGAGGAGGGACAGTGGAAATCCGCCCATGAATTCAACCCGGAAAACTTCCTCGATGAGAAGGGAGAGTTTGTGAAGCCAGAGGCCTTCATGCCTTTCTCTACAG GCCCTCGTATGTGTCTCGGAGAGGGTCTGGCTCGTATGGAGCTCTTCCTCATCCTGGTGACTCTGCTGAGGAGGTTCAAGTTCATCTGGCCTGAGGATGCAGGAGAGCCCgacttcactcctgtttatggaaCGACCCAGACCCCGAAACCATATTCCATGAAGGTCCAACTCAGATAA